The Burkholderia pyrrocinia genome has a segment encoding these proteins:
- a CDS encoding YaiO family outer membrane beta-barrel protein, producing the protein MSDRPCHRGPRVPVATLAVLCGVAFGATAVPAAQPDDADAAPPVQSPDVATVITPRPRDESTFVRVSADGLPDGVPLAEFAPDDTNRPPLPDAVVTHVQVPQASHTELSLGVSSAHLTHGYGDWYGVHLRGVYQDNGRTVLGELAQLHRFGENTQLGALTYVQDLGPDWFGGIGFAGTTSGTILPSARVDLSINRKLLSNRSLIVSLGAGYAWNRSGHRDQLYHAGLIWYALPKWIFEAGTNYTVDSPGSVKAPAYYGAVTYGEVGKSVIVLRGGFGREAYQVTGSGSQIADFRSHEMSAKWRYWFTRKWGTQVEFDYYHNPYYSRIGGELSVFYRW; encoded by the coding sequence ATGTCCGATCGCCCCTGCCATCGCGGCCCGCGCGTGCCGGTTGCCACCCTCGCGGTGCTGTGCGGCGTCGCCTTCGGCGCGACCGCGGTACCGGCGGCGCAGCCGGATGACGCCGACGCGGCACCACCCGTGCAGTCGCCCGACGTCGCGACCGTCATCACGCCGCGGCCGCGCGATGAATCCACGTTCGTGCGCGTGAGCGCAGACGGGCTGCCGGACGGCGTGCCGCTCGCCGAATTCGCGCCGGACGACACGAACCGGCCGCCGCTGCCCGACGCAGTCGTCACACACGTACAGGTGCCGCAAGCGTCGCATACCGAACTGTCGCTCGGCGTTTCGAGCGCGCACCTGACGCACGGCTACGGCGACTGGTACGGCGTGCATCTGCGCGGTGTCTATCAGGACAACGGCCGTACCGTGCTCGGCGAACTGGCGCAACTGCACCGCTTCGGCGAGAACACGCAGCTCGGCGCACTGACCTATGTGCAGGATCTGGGACCCGACTGGTTCGGCGGCATCGGTTTCGCCGGCACCACCTCCGGGACGATCCTGCCGAGCGCGCGCGTCGACCTGTCGATCAATCGCAAGCTGTTGTCCAATCGTTCGCTGATCGTGTCGCTAGGCGCAGGCTATGCATGGAACCGCAGCGGCCACCGCGATCAGCTCTATCACGCCGGGCTGATCTGGTACGCGCTGCCGAAGTGGATTTTCGAGGCGGGCACGAACTATACGGTCGACTCGCCCGGATCGGTGAAGGCGCCCGCCTACTACGGTGCCGTCACCTATGGCGAGGTCGGCAAGAGCGTGATCGTGCTGCGCGGCGGGTTCGGCCGCGAGGCGTACCAGGTCACCGGCTCCGGCTCGCAGATCGCGGACTTCCGCAGCCACGAGATGTCCGCGAAATGGCGCTACTGGTTCACGCGCAAGTGGGGGACGCAAGTCGAATTCGACTACTACCATAACCCCTACTATTCACGGATCGGCGGCGAGCTGAGCGTGTTCTATCGCTGGTAG
- a CDS encoding polymer-forming cytoskeletal protein, producing the protein MTTFNVILPVAGVLSLPFLPMLHELIRRSDVAALPIGDGPFVDQALLAARWHDALRAHVAGEPPADPSAAPPWQALGLAVQHADEIHVACDEHRDDVLYADRTITLDGGARAAYAFAGKRIDIRAGATIGTLAHAPRIDIDGAVLRGVVVGKAVHLHGAGGFACLYGEPIVFGAAPGTRPANAPAAPRRAVSLTRHFATLPHRFLHGRYLLHCDVRLPADTVVQGNLVVEGKLVLGEGCVLRGSVKAHRVELEHHALLHGAVFARDDVLLANASCIDGVVSAGGLLRLTGGRIGVAGHPVSACALDVSVVGHACVHGDLVAWRSGWFHASR; encoded by the coding sequence ATGACGACCTTCAATGTGATACTGCCGGTGGCCGGCGTGCTCAGCCTGCCGTTCCTGCCGATGCTGCATGAACTGATCCGGCGCAGCGACGTGGCGGCGCTGCCGATCGGCGACGGGCCGTTCGTCGATCAGGCGCTGCTCGCGGCGCGATGGCACGACGCGCTGCGTGCACACGTGGCCGGCGAGCCGCCGGCCGATCCGTCCGCCGCGCCGCCGTGGCAAGCGCTCGGGTTGGCCGTGCAGCACGCCGACGAGATCCACGTCGCGTGCGACGAGCATCGCGACGACGTGCTCTACGCCGATCGCACCATCACGCTCGACGGCGGCGCGCGCGCCGCGTACGCGTTCGCCGGGAAACGCATCGACATTCGCGCTGGCGCGACGATCGGCACGCTCGCGCACGCGCCGCGGATCGACATCGACGGAGCGGTACTGCGCGGCGTCGTGGTCGGTAAAGCGGTGCACCTGCATGGCGCCGGCGGCTTCGCGTGCCTGTACGGCGAACCGATCGTGTTCGGTGCAGCACCGGGCACGCGGCCCGCCAACGCGCCCGCTGCCCCGCGCCGCGCGGTCTCGCTCACCCGCCACTTCGCGACGCTGCCGCATCGCTTCCTGCATGGCCGCTACCTGTTGCACTGCGACGTACGCCTGCCCGCGGACACGGTCGTGCAAGGCAACCTCGTCGTCGAAGGCAAGCTCGTGCTCGGCGAAGGCTGCGTGCTGCGCGGCAGTGTCAAGGCGCATCGCGTCGAGCTCGAACATCACGCGTTGCTGCACGGCGCCGTGTTCGCGCGCGACGACGTCCTGCTCGCCAACGCGAGTTGCATCGACGGCGTCGTGTCGGCCGGCGGACTCCTGCGCCTGACCGGCGGACGCATCGGCGTCGCCGGCCATCCTGTCAGCGCGTGCGCGCTCGACGTCTCGGTCGTCGGTCATGCATGCGTGCATGGCGACCTCGTCGCCTGGCGCAGCGGCTGGTTCCACGCATCCCGTTAA
- a CDS encoding glycosyltransferase family 2 protein: MKKARTVSLCGECMLLLVVLVCSLAVRDTASQPVAEPTQLGMAAAGAMARTVRYADTAPIAIAERASPDADALLAPPPAGTPDLTFDPDILLIPCVAYLWLFTLLTCVYASRHYMFSVDRLFKPQFAPYRTITHGDWPRLTVFVAAHNEEAVVVDCLMALLATTYPHDRLTIIPVNDRSTDNTRALIDEVQALAPDLIRPFHRESGKPGKAAALKDALHFIRGDIMVVFDADYLPRPGLLKELVAPFFDPEVGAVMGRVVPQNADSNLLARLLDLERAGGYQVNQQARNNLDLVPQYGGTVGGIRKGALDAVGGWRDDTLAEDTDMTYRLLLSDWRTVYLNHAECYEEVPERWAVRARQLTRWAKGHNQTLLRYLVPVLRNPLISRRCRLDGALLLGVFVMPALLAVAWGTAIALYLFNGLNSTALGLLVSLFALFSFSTFGNFGVFFEIVVAARLDGRATRLRLVPVNVVGFCVTIAAVVSALWGLALDAALRRELKWDKTERFRRQLKPER, encoded by the coding sequence ATGAAGAAGGCGCGGACGGTGTCACTCTGCGGCGAATGCATGCTGCTGCTGGTCGTGCTCGTCTGCTCGCTGGCCGTACGCGACACCGCATCGCAGCCGGTCGCCGAGCCGACGCAGCTCGGCATGGCCGCCGCGGGCGCGATGGCGCGCACCGTCCGCTACGCCGACACCGCCCCGATCGCGATCGCGGAGCGGGCATCGCCCGATGCGGACGCGCTGCTTGCACCGCCGCCAGCCGGCACACCGGATCTCACGTTCGACCCCGACATCCTGCTGATCCCGTGCGTCGCGTACCTGTGGCTGTTCACGCTGCTGACGTGTGTCTATGCGTCGCGGCACTACATGTTCAGCGTCGACCGCCTGTTCAAGCCGCAGTTCGCGCCCTATCGGACGATTACCCACGGCGATTGGCCGCGGCTCACCGTCTTCGTCGCGGCCCACAACGAGGAAGCCGTCGTCGTCGATTGCCTGATGGCGCTGCTCGCGACGACCTATCCGCATGACCGGCTGACGATCATCCCGGTCAACGACCGCTCGACCGACAACACCCGTGCACTGATCGACGAGGTCCAGGCGCTCGCGCCCGATCTCATCCGGCCGTTTCACCGCGAAAGCGGCAAGCCGGGCAAGGCGGCCGCACTGAAGGATGCGCTGCACTTCATTCGCGGCGACATCATGGTGGTATTCGACGCCGACTACCTGCCACGCCCGGGGCTGCTGAAGGAACTCGTCGCGCCGTTCTTCGATCCGGAAGTCGGCGCGGTGATGGGCCGCGTCGTCCCGCAGAACGCGGACAGCAACCTGCTCGCCCGGCTGCTCGATCTCGAGCGTGCGGGCGGCTACCAGGTCAACCAGCAGGCCCGCAACAACCTCGACCTGGTGCCGCAGTACGGCGGCACCGTCGGCGGCATCCGCAAGGGCGCGCTCGACGCGGTGGGAGGCTGGCGCGACGACACGCTCGCCGAGGACACCGACATGACCTACCGCCTGCTGCTGAGCGACTGGCGCACGGTCTATCTGAATCACGCCGAGTGTTACGAGGAAGTGCCGGAGCGCTGGGCCGTGCGCGCACGTCAACTCACGCGCTGGGCGAAGGGACACAACCAGACGCTGCTGCGCTATCTGGTGCCGGTGCTGCGCAATCCGCTCATCTCTCGACGCTGCCGGCTCGACGGCGCGCTGCTGCTCGGCGTGTTCGTGATGCCCGCGCTCCTCGCGGTTGCATGGGGCACCGCGATCGCGCTCTACCTGTTCAACGGGCTCAACTCGACCGCGCTCGGCCTGCTCGTTTCGCTGTTCGCGCTGTTCTCGTTCAGCACCTTCGGCAACTTCGGCGTGTTCTTCGAGATCGTCGTCGCCGCGCGGCTCGACGGCCGCGCGACGCGCCTGCGGCTCGTGCCGGTCAACGTCGTCGGCTTTTGCGTGACGATTGCCGCGGTGGTCTCCGCGCTATGGGGGCTCGCGCTCGACGCGGCATTGCGCCGCGAACTGAAATGGGACAAGACCGAGCGCTTTCGCCGGCAACTGAAACCGGAGCGATGA
- the wecB gene encoding non-hydrolyzing UDP-N-acetylglucosamine 2-epimerase — MKKILLVFGTRPEAIKMAPLVRALKAQAGVDARVCVTAQHREMLDQVLTLFDIKPDYDLNLMRQSQTLTDVTTGILQAIGVVFDELRPDVVLVHGDTTTTLAVSLAAFYRYLPVGHVEAGLRSGDIWSPWPEELNRRVTDAVSSWHFAPTGQARDNLLSEGVPGGAVSLTGNTVIDALHEVKRMLDRTTALTDKVAARFPFLEPSRRVVLITGHRRESFGEPFQNFCDALCTLAKRYRDAQFVYPLHMNPNVREPARARLGGVPNIYLIEPQEYLSFVFLMSRAHFIITDSGGIQEEGPALGKPVLVTRETTERPEAIQAGTARLVGTDQERIVWEASRLFDSESAYEEMSRASNPYGDGHASERIVHALMRTPGVPAKTTSFSMGAMEMPYNALTLGLQALRSP; from the coding sequence ATGAAAAAGATCTTGCTTGTGTTCGGGACTCGGCCGGAGGCCATCAAGATGGCGCCGCTGGTGCGTGCGCTGAAGGCGCAAGCGGGTGTCGACGCCAGGGTATGCGTGACCGCGCAGCATCGTGAGATGCTCGATCAGGTGCTGACGCTGTTCGACATCAAGCCCGACTACGATCTCAACCTGATGCGGCAAAGCCAGACGTTGACCGACGTGACGACCGGCATTCTTCAGGCGATCGGCGTGGTCTTCGACGAATTGCGTCCGGACGTCGTGCTGGTGCACGGCGATACGACGACGACGCTCGCGGTCAGTCTCGCGGCGTTCTACCGCTATCTGCCGGTCGGGCATGTCGAGGCCGGTTTGCGCAGCGGCGACATCTGGTCGCCGTGGCCGGAGGAGTTGAATCGCCGCGTGACCGACGCGGTGTCGTCATGGCATTTCGCGCCGACCGGGCAGGCCCGCGACAACCTGCTCAGCGAGGGCGTGCCGGGCGGGGCGGTCTCGCTGACCGGCAATACCGTGATCGACGCGCTGCATGAGGTCAAGCGGATGCTGGACCGCACGACCGCGCTCACGGACAAGGTCGCCGCACGTTTTCCGTTTCTCGAACCGTCGCGGCGCGTGGTGTTGATCACCGGCCATCGCCGCGAGAGCTTCGGCGAGCCGTTCCAGAATTTCTGCGACGCGCTGTGCACGCTCGCGAAACGCTATCGCGACGCGCAGTTCGTCTATCCGCTGCACATGAATCCGAACGTGCGTGAGCCGGCGCGCGCGCGGCTCGGCGGCGTGCCGAACATTTACCTGATCGAGCCGCAGGAATATCTGTCGTTCGTATTCCTGATGTCGCGCGCGCATTTCATCATCACCGATTCGGGCGGCATTCAGGAAGAAGGGCCGGCATTGGGCAAGCCGGTGCTCGTCACGCGCGAGACGACCGAGCGGCCCGAAGCGATCCAGGCCGGTACCGCGCGGCTCGTCGGCACGGATCAGGAACGGATCGTGTGGGAGGCGTCGCGATTGTTCGACAGCGAAAGCGCGTACGAGGAAATGTCGCGCGCGAGCAATCCGTATGGCGACGGTCATGCGAGCGAGCGGATCGTGCACGCGCTGATGCGTACGCCGGGGGTGCCCGCGAAGACGACGAGCTTCTCGATGGGGGCCATGGAGATGCCGTATAACGCGCTGACGCTGGGGTTGCAGGCGTTGCGGTCGCCATGA
- a CDS encoding acyl-CoA dehydrogenase: protein MSLLMSRRDLAFLLYDWLDAEALVTLPRYAEHSRETFDAVLDTSERIAADLFAPHAARGDREEPHFDGERVTLIPEVEPAVRAFANAGLIAAGHDEALGGMRLPKLVEAASFLFFQAANIATAAYPFLTVANANLLVAHGSSAQIDAFARPELEGRFLGTMCLSEPQAGSSLSDIATRADFERDSPLGPRYRLTGNKMWISGGEHELAENIVHLVLAKIPDEHGRLQSGTRGISLFIVPKYLPGTDGGAAGEHNDVVLAGLNHKMGYRGTTNCLLNFGEGTRYRPEGRAGAIGYLVGQPGRGLAYMFHMMNEARIGVGAGAVALGYTGYLHALDYARNRPQGRPLGPAGKDAAAPQAPIVAHPDVRRMLLAQKAYVEGGLALILYCAKLVDEARAHEDEEVRAHATRLLDILTPIAKSWPSQWCLAANDLAIQVHGGYGYTRDYAVERLYRDNRLNPIHEGTHGIQALDLLGRKVAQDDGALLRALDARIRTTVERARALDAGTREQADALAQRWTRLCDVTQQLGAIGEPQTRLANASVYLEAFGHLVVAWLWLDVTLAAHGHDDGFHDGKRAAARYFFRWELPKVDAQLDLLSSVDTTTLDMHDAWF from the coding sequence ATGAGCCTGTTGATGTCGCGACGCGATCTCGCGTTCCTGTTGTACGACTGGCTCGATGCCGAAGCGCTCGTCACGCTGCCGCGTTATGCGGAGCACAGCCGCGAGACCTTCGACGCGGTGCTCGACACCAGCGAGCGGATTGCGGCCGACCTGTTCGCGCCGCATGCGGCGCGCGGCGACCGCGAGGAGCCGCATTTCGACGGCGAGCGCGTGACGCTGATCCCGGAAGTCGAGCCGGCCGTGCGTGCGTTTGCGAACGCCGGACTGATCGCCGCGGGTCACGACGAAGCGCTCGGCGGCATGCGGTTGCCGAAGCTGGTCGAAGCCGCATCGTTCCTGTTCTTCCAGGCGGCGAACATCGCGACGGCGGCCTATCCGTTCCTGACCGTCGCGAACGCGAACCTGCTCGTCGCGCACGGTAGCTCCGCACAGATCGACGCGTTCGCGCGCCCTGAACTGGAAGGGCGTTTCCTCGGCACGATGTGCCTGTCCGAACCGCAAGCCGGTTCGTCGCTGTCCGACATCGCGACGCGCGCGGATTTCGAGCGCGATTCGCCGCTCGGCCCGCGCTACCGGCTGACCGGCAACAAGATGTGGATTTCCGGCGGCGAACACGAGCTGGCGGAGAACATCGTCCACCTCGTGCTCGCGAAGATTCCCGACGAACACGGCCGCTTGCAGTCCGGCACGCGCGGCATCTCGCTGTTCATCGTGCCGAAGTACCTGCCGGGAACCGACGGCGGCGCAGCCGGCGAACACAACGACGTCGTGCTCGCCGGGCTGAACCACAAGATGGGCTATCGCGGCACGACCAACTGCCTGCTGAATTTCGGCGAAGGCACGCGCTATCGCCCGGAAGGGCGCGCGGGCGCGATCGGCTATCTGGTCGGCCAGCCGGGCCGCGGCCTTGCATACATGTTCCACATGATGAACGAGGCGCGTATCGGAGTCGGTGCGGGCGCGGTGGCGCTCGGCTACACGGGTTATCTGCACGCACTCGACTACGCGCGCAACCGCCCGCAGGGGCGTCCGCTCGGGCCGGCCGGCAAGGATGCGGCCGCGCCGCAGGCGCCGATCGTCGCGCATCCGGACGTGCGGCGGATGCTGCTCGCGCAGAAGGCCTATGTCGAAGGCGGCCTCGCGCTGATCCTGTACTGCGCGAAGCTGGTCGACGAAGCGCGCGCGCATGAAGATGAAGAGGTGCGCGCCCATGCCACGCGCCTGCTCGACATCCTGACGCCGATTGCGAAAAGCTGGCCGTCGCAGTGGTGTCTCGCCGCGAACGATCTCGCGATCCAGGTGCACGGCGGCTACGGCTACACGCGCGACTACGCGGTCGAGCGGCTCTATCGCGACAATCGTCTCAATCCAATTCACGAAGGCACGCACGGGATCCAGGCACTCGACCTGCTGGGCCGCAAGGTCGCGCAGGACGACGGCGCATTGCTGCGCGCGCTCGACGCACGGATCCGCACGACCGTCGAACGCGCGCGGGCGCTGGATGCCGGCACACGCGAGCAGGCCGATGCGCTGGCGCAGCGCTGGACGCGGCTGTGCGATGTCACCCAGCAGTTGGGCGCGATCGGCGAGCCGCAGACGCGGCTCGCGAATGCAAGCGTTTATCTCGAAGCGTTCGGCCATCTCGTCGTCGCATGGCTGTGGCTCGACGTGACGCTCGCCGCGCACGGGCATGACGACGGTTTCCACGACGGCAAGCGTGCGGCCGCCCGTTACTTCTTCCGCTGGGAATTGCCGAAGGTGGATGCGCAGCTCGATCTGCTGTCGAGCGTCGACACGACGACGCTCGACATGCACGACGCGTGGTTCTGA
- a CDS encoding NADPH:quinone oxidoreductase family protein: protein MKALLCTAFGPIDRLRIEDIATPEPAAGQVRIQVKAASLNFPDALIVQGLYQVKPALPFSPGAEFAGVIDAVGEGVTAWRPGDSVVAFTGHGGFAEQCVADVHQIAALPPGMTFEQGAALVLAYGTSLHALQQRARLQQGETLLVLGAAGGVGLAAIEIAKALGARVIAAASSADKLALCRAAGADETIDYSTEDLRRRVDELTGGRGADVVYDPVGGAYSEAALRATAWHGRFLVVGFAAGAIPKIALNLALLKERDILGVFWGDAVRRDPAQHVANMRLLAEWFAAGKVRPAITERVSLAGAADAIARMANRQVKGKVVILPDA, encoded by the coding sequence ATGAAAGCCCTGTTGTGTACCGCATTCGGCCCGATCGACCGCTTGCGCATCGAGGACATCGCGACTCCCGAACCGGCCGCGGGCCAGGTCCGGATTCAGGTGAAGGCGGCGTCGCTCAATTTCCCCGACGCGCTGATCGTCCAGGGGTTGTATCAGGTGAAGCCGGCGCTGCCGTTCTCGCCGGGTGCCGAGTTTGCCGGCGTGATCGACGCGGTCGGCGAAGGCGTGACCGCTTGGCGGCCCGGCGATTCGGTGGTCGCGTTTACCGGACACGGCGGGTTCGCGGAACAGTGCGTGGCCGACGTGCACCAGATCGCCGCGCTGCCGCCGGGCATGACGTTCGAGCAGGGGGCGGCGCTCGTGCTGGCCTACGGCACGTCGCTGCACGCATTGCAGCAGCGCGCGCGCCTGCAACAGGGCGAGACGCTGCTCGTGCTGGGTGCGGCAGGCGGCGTCGGACTCGCGGCGATCGAGATCGCGAAGGCGCTCGGCGCGCGCGTGATCGCGGCGGCGTCGAGTGCGGACAAGCTGGCGCTGTGTCGCGCAGCGGGCGCCGACGAAACGATCGACTACTCGACCGAAGACCTGCGCCGCCGCGTCGACGAGCTGACCGGCGGGCGTGGCGCCGACGTCGTCTACGATCCGGTGGGCGGCGCCTACAGCGAGGCGGCGCTGCGCGCGACCGCGTGGCACGGCCGGTTCCTCGTGGTCGGTTTCGCGGCCGGCGCGATCCCGAAGATCGCGCTGAACCTGGCGCTGCTCAAGGAGCGCGACATTCTCGGCGTGTTCTGGGGCGACGCGGTGCGCCGCGATCCTGCGCAGCATGTCGCGAACATGCGCCTGCTCGCCGAATGGTTCGCGGCCGGCAAGGTGCGACCCGCGATCACCGAGCGCGTGTCGCTGGCCGGTGCGGCCGACGCTATCGCGCGAATGGCCAACCGGCAGGTGAAGGGCAAGGTGGTGATCCTGCCGGACGCATGA